In Bos mutus isolate GX-2022 chromosome 10, NWIPB_WYAK_1.1, whole genome shotgun sequence, a single window of DNA contains:
- the LOC102279136 gene encoding olfactory receptor 4K15-like, protein MNQENKSRVAEFVLLGLSSSYELQYFFFMLFNFLYIIIVLGNLLIVLTVISEPALHTPMYIMLSNLSILDVFLATYATPKMIHDFLHEPKTISFEGCMAQIFLLHVFAGGEMVLLVAMAYDRYVAICKPLHYATIMNLCKCTGLVVGSWVIGVMHSLSQLAFTVNLPFCGPNVVNSYYCDLTLVIKLACTDTYVPEVLMLLDSGLMGVASFLLLLVSYTVILVTVQRRSSTDMTKAHSTLTAHIIVVTLFFGPCIFIYAWPFSNFPVDKVLSVFSTVFTPILNPIIYTLRNKEVKLAMHKLKTRYMKNYQINAVLTSGTFLSVSFFSFYSN, encoded by the exons atgaaccaagaaaataaatctaggGTGGCTGAGTTTGTGTTGCTGGGGCTCTCCAGTTCCTACGAGCTCCAGTATTTCTTCTtcatgttgtttaatttcttgTATATCATCATTGTGCTGGGCAACCTCCTCATTGTACTCACAGTGATCTCTGAACCTGCCCTGCATACACCTATGTACATAATGCTCAGTAATCTTTCCATTCTTGATGTCTTTCTGGCCACTTATGCAACCCCCAAGATGATTCATGATTTCCTTCATGAACCCAAGACCATCTCCTTCGAGGGCTGCATGGCCCAGATATTCTTACTCCATGTCTTTGCTGGTGGTGAGATGGTGCTCCTTGTAGCTATGGCATATGACAGATATGTAGCCATATGCAAACCTCTCCATTATGCAACCATCATGAACTTGTGCAAATGTACAGGTCTGGTAGTAGGCTCTTGGGTGATTGGGGTCATGCACTCGTTGAGCCAATTAGCTTTCACTGTAAACCTCCCCTTCTGTGGTCCAAATGTTGTGAACAGTTATTACTGTGACCTTACTTTGGTCATCAAACTTGCCTGTACGGATACGTATGTCCCTGAAGTGTTGATGCTTTTGGATAGTGGTCTCATGGGAGTGGCTTCATTCTTGCTGTTGCTGGTCTCCTACACAGTCATCCTGGTCACTGTGCAACGTCGTTCCTCAACGGACATGACCAAGGCCCACAGCACTCTGACTGcccacatcattgtggttaccCTCTTTTTTGGGCCCTGTATCTTCATCTATGCCTGGCCTTTCAGCAACTTCCCAGTGGATAAAGTCCTTTCTGTGTTCTCTACAGTTTTCACACCTATATTGAACCCCATAATCTACACATTGAGAAACAAAGAGGTGAAACTGGCAATGCATAAACTGAAGACCCGCTAT ATGAAGAATTATCAAATAAATGCTGTTTTAACTTCGGGaacatttttgtctgtttctttcttctcattttatagtAATTAA